From a single Paraburkholderia edwinii genomic region:
- a CDS encoding cytochrome b has translation MKAGHAHFSLPARFFHWLMAPLIVAMLFIGVGMVATVSRLHLTLIAIHRPLGIAIFVLVVLRLIVRITHRPPPLPNDMPGWQRCVAHGSHWLLYLLLFAMPLVGWSMLSAGGFPVHMFPGLDLPPIVSQNPRLYAFLRGAHTWLAMLLFVTFLGHLAAAMFHGLIRRDGVFSSMARGNHAEPAVERRG, from the coding sequence ATGAAAGCAGGTCACGCACATTTCAGTTTGCCGGCGCGCTTCTTCCACTGGTTGATGGCGCCGCTCATCGTCGCGATGCTGTTTATCGGCGTTGGCATGGTCGCAACGGTTTCGCGGTTGCACCTTACGCTCATTGCGATTCATCGACCGCTCGGCATTGCGATTTTCGTGCTCGTCGTGCTGCGTCTGATCGTGCGTATCACGCACCGTCCGCCACCGTTGCCGAACGACATGCCGGGCTGGCAGCGCTGTGTTGCGCATGGCTCACACTGGCTGCTCTATCTGCTGCTGTTTGCGATGCCGCTCGTCGGCTGGTCGATGCTTTCGGCGGGCGGCTTTCCGGTGCACATGTTCCCCGGCCTCGATCTGCCGCCGATCGTGTCGCAGAACCCGCGGCTCTATGCGTTCCTGCGCGGTGCGCATACGTGGCTCGCAATGCTGCTGTTCGTGACCTTCCTCGGGCACCTGGCCGCAGCAATGTTCCATGGTCTGATTCGCCGCGATGGCGTGTTTTCGAGCATGGCGCGCGGCAATCATGCGGAGCCTGCCGTCGAGCGTCGCGGTTGA
- a CDS encoding catalase family peroxidase gives MNERPFSLVELARHPGQHLGEIGRLCAIGVVVLAVGGAFVYVAGFAAPNRLSPQRIVNKFETYGGVHAGFRRNHAKGVCVAGYFEGNGKASGISHAEVFDPVRTPVIGRFAIPGPNPVAPDGGTPVRSFALEFELPNHAQWRTGMNNTPVFAVNTPEAFYEQLAAGKPDPATGKPDPAKLKTFYSAHPETQPFQKWVKAHPPSSSFANAAYYSINAFRAINADGDTSFIRWAMVPEAAYEPAKPSGNAPNYLSDELSDRLAQGPLRWHLILTVAAPGDVTNDATQAWPDDRRKIDAGTLTIEHETAQADGDCRDINYDPTVLPDGLKPSDDPLLAARSAAYAVSFNRRISEEAHRPAGQN, from the coding sequence ATGAACGAACGACCGTTTTCGTTGGTCGAGCTTGCGCGCCATCCGGGCCAGCATCTCGGCGAAATCGGCAGACTATGCGCAATCGGGGTGGTGGTGCTCGCGGTGGGCGGCGCTTTCGTCTACGTTGCAGGTTTCGCCGCACCCAACAGATTGAGTCCGCAACGCATCGTCAATAAATTCGAAACGTATGGCGGCGTGCATGCGGGTTTCAGGCGCAATCATGCGAAGGGCGTATGTGTTGCAGGGTACTTCGAAGGTAACGGCAAGGCATCCGGCATTTCGCACGCGGAAGTATTCGATCCGGTGCGCACGCCGGTCATCGGCCGTTTCGCAATTCCTGGTCCCAATCCCGTTGCACCGGACGGCGGCACGCCGGTACGAAGTTTCGCGCTCGAGTTCGAGTTGCCGAATCATGCGCAATGGCGCACCGGAATGAACAACACGCCGGTGTTCGCGGTCAATACGCCCGAGGCGTTTTACGAGCAACTCGCGGCGGGCAAGCCCGACCCCGCGACGGGTAAACCCGATCCGGCTAAACTGAAAACGTTTTACTCGGCTCACCCCGAAACGCAACCGTTCCAGAAATGGGTCAAGGCGCACCCGCCTTCGAGCAGCTTCGCGAATGCCGCGTACTACAGCATCAACGCGTTCCGTGCGATCAATGCCGATGGCGACACATCGTTTATCCGTTGGGCGATGGTGCCCGAAGCGGCTTATGAACCTGCGAAGCCGAGCGGCAATGCGCCGAACTACCTGTCCGATGAGCTATCGGACCGACTCGCGCAAGGACCGTTACGCTGGCATCTGATTCTGACGGTCGCCGCGCCCGGCGACGTGACGAACGACGCCACGCAGGCATGGCCCGACGATCGCAGGAAGATCGACGCGGGAACGCTGACCATCGAGCACGAAACCGCGCAGGCCGATGGCGATTGCCGCGATATCAATTACGATCCGACGGTGCTGCCCGACGGACTCAAGCCGTCCGACGATCCGCTGCTTGCGGCGCGCTCGGCCGCCTATGCAGTGTCGTTCAATCGCCGGATTAGCGAAGAAGCGCATCGGCCGGCAGGTCAGAATTAA
- the maiA gene encoding maleylacetoacetate isomerase, whose amino-acid sequence MSECSQFELFGFWRSSATYRVRVALNLKNMNAQEMTIDLDAGQQRSPEFLKVNPLGALPTLIEPGQQPLTQSIAILEYLEELQPDPPLLPSDLRGRARVRSISSMLTADTHPLVVPRVKSYLMERGGFDLAAWRDWQIQWFSTGIRAVEKRLATEPGTGIWCHGDTPTFADISLASIIAVMRVFQISIPNTPTIDRIIAQCDLHEAFLKAAPYRQIGAPPVPMRG is encoded by the coding sequence ATGTCTGAATGCAGCCAATTTGAACTGTTCGGTTTCTGGCGATCGTCAGCGACGTATCGCGTGCGCGTCGCCTTGAACCTGAAGAATATGAACGCGCAAGAGATGACTATCGATCTCGATGCCGGTCAGCAACGTAGCCCTGAGTTTCTCAAGGTCAATCCGCTCGGCGCGCTGCCGACGCTGATCGAACCGGGGCAGCAGCCGCTCACACAATCGATTGCGATTCTCGAGTATCTCGAGGAACTGCAACCCGATCCTCCGCTGCTGCCGTCGGATCTTCGTGGGCGCGCGCGCGTACGCTCGATCTCGTCGATGCTCACTGCGGATACTCACCCGCTCGTGGTGCCGCGTGTGAAGAGCTATCTGATGGAGCGCGGCGGCTTCGATCTCGCCGCGTGGCGCGACTGGCAGATCCAGTGGTTCTCCACCGGAATCCGCGCGGTGGAAAAGCGTCTCGCCACCGAGCCTGGGACCGGCATCTGGTGCCACGGCGATACGCCGACGTTTGCCGATATCTCGCTTGCGAGCATCATCGCGGTGATGCGCGTGTTCCAGATCTCGATTCCGAACACGCCGACCATCGATCGCATCATTGCGCAGTGCGATCTGCACGAGGCATTCCTCAAGGCCGCGCCGTACCGGCAGATCGGCGCGCCGCCGGTGCCGATGCGCGGTTGA